One segment of Variovorax sp. PAMC28562 DNA contains the following:
- a CDS encoding efflux RND transporter permease subunit: protein MNLSKFFIDRPIFAGVLSVLMVIAGLIALRGLPISEYPEVAPPSVVVRAQYPGANPKVIAETVATPLEESINGVDGMLYMGSQATTDGVMTLTVTFKLGTDPDKAQQLVQNRVSQAEPRLPEEVRRLGITTIKSAPDLTMVVHLVSPNNRYDINYLRNYAVLNVKDRLARIDGVGQVQIFGGGEYSMRVWLDPQKVAQRNLSASDVVAAIRSQNIQAAAGVVGASPGLSGVDMQLSINAQGRLQSEEEFGDIIVKSGADGAVTRLRDIGRLEMGAADYSLRSLLNNDAAVGMGVFQAPGSNALDISSNVRKTMDDIAKAMPEGVEYRIAYDPTQFVRASIESVIHTLLEAIALVVLVVILFLQTWRASIIPLLAVPVSVIGTFAVLHVLGFSINALSLFGLVLAIGIVVDDAIVVVENVERNIEAGLSPREATYKAMREVSGPIIAIALVLVAVFVPLAFISGLTGQFYRQFAVTIAISTVISAINSLTLSPALAALLLRGHDQPKDALTRGMDRYLGWLFRGFNKLFHRGSEAYSGGVKGVISRKTIMLVIYLALIGVTFGLFKAVPSGFVPAQDKQYLIGFAQLPDGATLDRTEDVIHRMGDIVKKNPNVEDAISFPGLSINGFTNSSNSGVVFVTLKPFDQRKRPDQSGGAVAGQLNQQFASIQDAFIVMFPPPPVAGLGTTGGFKMQIEDRASLGYDEMDKAVKAFMGKASQAPELAGMFTSWQVNVPQLYADIDRTKARQLGVPVTDIFDTMQIYLGSLYANDFNKFGRTYSVRVQADAPYRARAEDVGLLKVRSNSGEMVPLSALMKVNSSFGPERAMRYNGYLAADVNGGPAPGYSSGQAQDTVARIAAETLPKGISFEWTELTYQEILAGNSAFLVFPLSILLVFLVLAAQYESLTLPIAIILIVPMGLLAAMTGVWISGGDNNVFTQIGLIVLVGLSAKNAILIVEFARELEFAGRSPIQAAIEASRLRLRPILMTSLAFVMGVLPLVLSTGAGSEMRKAMGVAVFAGMIGVTAFGLFLTPVFYVALRRLAGNRPLTQHGEGTMSPSPSQAAPAALGGGGSLHAQPAAPHRSHE, encoded by the coding sequence TCGAGGAATCGATCAACGGCGTCGATGGCATGCTCTACATGGGCAGCCAGGCCACGACCGATGGCGTGATGACGCTGACGGTCACCTTCAAGCTCGGTACCGACCCGGACAAGGCACAGCAACTGGTGCAGAACCGCGTCTCGCAAGCCGAACCGCGGTTGCCTGAAGAGGTGCGCCGACTCGGCATCACCACGATCAAGAGCGCCCCCGACCTGACGATGGTGGTCCACCTCGTGTCGCCGAACAACCGCTACGACATCAACTACCTGCGCAACTACGCGGTGCTGAACGTCAAAGACCGCTTGGCCCGCATCGACGGTGTCGGCCAGGTGCAGATCTTCGGTGGTGGGGAGTACTCGATGCGCGTCTGGCTCGACCCGCAAAAGGTCGCGCAGCGCAACCTGTCGGCCAGCGACGTGGTAGCCGCCATCCGCAGCCAGAACATCCAGGCCGCGGCCGGCGTGGTCGGTGCATCGCCGGGCTTGTCTGGCGTCGATATGCAGTTGTCGATCAACGCACAAGGCCGCCTGCAAAGCGAAGAAGAGTTCGGCGACATCATCGTGAAGAGCGGTGCCGATGGCGCCGTGACCCGCTTGCGCGATATCGGTCGCCTCGAGATGGGCGCGGCCGACTACTCGCTGCGCTCGCTGCTCAACAACGATGCGGCGGTCGGCATGGGCGTGTTCCAGGCGCCGGGTTCCAACGCACTCGACATCTCCTCCAACGTGCGCAAGACGATGGACGACATCGCCAAGGCGATGCCCGAAGGCGTCGAGTACCGCATCGCCTACGACCCGACGCAGTTCGTGCGCGCTTCCATCGAATCGGTCATCCACACGCTGCTCGAAGCCATCGCGCTGGTGGTGCTTGTGGTGATCCTGTTCCTGCAGACATGGCGCGCGTCGATCATCCCTTTGCTGGCGGTGCCGGTGTCGGTCATCGGCACCTTCGCCGTGCTGCATGTGCTGGGCTTCTCGATCAACGCGCTGAGTCTGTTCGGGCTGGTGCTGGCGATCGGCATCGTGGTGGACGACGCCATCGTGGTTGTGGAAAACGTCGAGCGAAACATCGAGGCCGGCCTGAGCCCGCGCGAAGCGACTTACAAGGCGATGCGCGAAGTGTCGGGGCCCATCATCGCCATCGCGCTGGTGCTGGTCGCGGTGTTCGTACCGCTGGCTTTCATCAGCGGCCTGACCGGCCAGTTCTATCGCCAGTTCGCGGTGACCATCGCGATCTCGACGGTGATTTCCGCCATCAACTCGCTGACGCTGTCGCCGGCCCTCGCGGCCCTGCTGCTGCGCGGCCACGACCAGCCGAAGGACGCGCTGACGCGCGGCATGGACCGCTACCTCGGCTGGCTGTTCCGCGGCTTCAACAAGCTGTTTCATCGCGGCTCGGAGGCCTACAGCGGTGGCGTCAAGGGCGTGATCTCACGCAAGACGATCATGCTGGTGATCTACCTGGCGCTGATCGGCGTGACCTTCGGCTTGTTCAAGGCGGTGCCAAGCGGCTTCGTTCCGGCGCAAGACAAGCAGTACCTGATCGGTTTCGCGCAGCTGCCCGACGGTGCCACGCTGGACCGCACCGAAGACGTGATCCATCGCATGGGCGACATCGTGAAGAAGAACCCGAACGTAGAAGACGCCATTTCGTTTCCGGGCCTTTCGATCAACGGCTTTACCAACAGCTCGAACTCGGGCGTGGTGTTCGTCACGCTCAAGCCTTTCGACCAACGCAAGCGCCCGGACCAGAGCGGCGGTGCCGTCGCGGGTCAGCTCAACCAGCAGTTCGCCAGCATCCAGGATGCCTTCATCGTGATGTTTCCGCCGCCACCGGTGGCGGGCCTCGGCACCACGGGCGGCTTCAAGATGCAGATCGAAGACCGCGCATCGCTCGGCTACGACGAGATGGACAAGGCCGTGAAGGCGTTCATGGGCAAGGCCTCGCAAGCACCTGAACTCGCCGGCATGTTCACCAGCTGGCAGGTCAACGTGCCGCAGCTGTACGCGGACATCGACCGCACCAAGGCGCGCCAGCTCGGCGTGCCGGTGACGGACATCTTCGACACGATGCAGATCTACCTCGGCAGCCTGTATGCGAACGACTTCAACAAGTTCGGCCGTACTTACAGCGTGCGGGTGCAGGCCGACGCGCCGTACCGCGCCCGTGCCGAAGACGTGGGACTGTTGAAGGTGCGCTCCAACTCGGGCGAGATGGTGCCGTTGTCGGCGTTGATGAAGGTCAACTCGAGCTTCGGACCCGAGCGCGCGATGCGCTACAACGGCTACCTTGCTGCAGACGTCAACGGCGGACCGGCGCCCGGCTATTCGTCGGGCCAGGCGCAAGACACCGTCGCGCGCATCGCGGCCGAGACGCTGCCCAAGGGCATCAGCTTCGAGTGGACCGAGCTGACGTACCAGGAGATCCTGGCCGGCAACTCTGCGTTCCTCGTGTTTCCGCTGTCGATCCTGCTGGTGTTCCTGGTGCTCGCCGCGCAGTACGAGAGCCTGACGCTGCCGATCGCGATCATCCTGATCGTGCCGATGGGCCTGCTCGCCGCCATGACCGGCGTCTGGATATCGGGAGGTGACAACAACGTCTTCACGCAGATCGGGCTGATTGTGCTGGTCGGGCTGAGCGCCAAGAACGCCATCCTGATCGTGGAGTTCGCACGCGAGCTGGAGTTCGCCGGCAGATCACCGATCCAGGCCGCGATCGAGGCCAGCCGTCTGCGTCTGCGCCCGATCCTGATGACCTCGCTGGCCTTCGTGATGGGTGTGCTGCCGCTGGTGCTGTCGACCGGTGCCGGCTCCGAAATGCGCAAGGCAATGGGCGTGGCGGTGTTCGCCGGAATGATCGGCGTGACGGCCTTCGGCCTGTTCCTGACGCCTGTCTTCTATGTGGCGCTGCGCCGGCTGGCGGGCAACAGGCCGTTGACGCAACACGGCGAAGGAACGATGTCGCCGTCGCCTTCACAGGCAGCGCCTGCAGCGCTTGGTGGTGGAGGCAGCCTGCATGCGCAGCCCGCTGCGCCGCATCGGTCGCACGAATAA